A single window of Desulfovibrio sp. G11 DNA harbors:
- a CDS encoding LarC family nickel insertion protein gives MEVYLDCSGGISGDMTLAALAHLGVDFAPLTAALEKAGIACELDIREELRAGGPGRCADVRWRQEEQPLRHPADIAAIFNVVEVSVGVRARALAVLDALTEAEAHAHQIRPEDVHFHEVGAVDTLVDILGVCYGLECLGARRVIASPLPWFSGTTVCEHGRIPLPAPATAWLLRGKPVFSSEGEEPSRQELVTPTGAALLHALADEFANGPRGVPSALGTGYGSRPAACGLRAWLVRPEADLTGADHSMGGQEVVSQLETHLDHLTGEELGLALSALAEMPEVLDVLWLPGVGKKNRPSGLLRVLCLPVHEDMASRAVLRHTHTLGLRRQRVERLVLPRRGVSTRLAGQDMPAKLYEIEGRSYVRPEAGAVARAARAEGLGAPALRLKPEAGEGGPVE, from the coding sequence ATGGAAGTGTATCTGGATTGTAGCGGCGGCATCAGTGGCGACATGACCCTGGCCGCTCTGGCTCACCTGGGTGTGGATTTTGCGCCGCTGACGGCAGCGCTGGAAAAGGCGGGCATAGCCTGTGAGCTGGATATCCGTGAAGAGCTGAGGGCCGGGGGGCCGGGCAGGTGCGCTGATGTGCGCTGGCGGCAGGAAGAACAGCCTTTGCGTCATCCTGCGGATATTGCAGCCATCTTTAATGTTGTGGAGGTTTCCGTCGGAGTGCGCGCCCGCGCACTGGCCGTACTTGATGCCCTGACTGAGGCAGAGGCCCATGCCCATCAGATCCGGCCGGAAGATGTGCATTTTCATGAAGTAGGAGCCGTGGATACTCTGGTTGATATTCTGGGCGTATGCTACGGCCTTGAGTGTCTGGGCGCGCGCCGGGTTATCGCTTCGCCCCTGCCCTGGTTTTCCGGCACCACGGTTTGCGAGCACGGGCGCATCCCCCTGCCTGCTCCGGCCACGGCCTGGCTTTTGCGCGGCAAGCCTGTTTTTTCATCCGAAGGGGAAGAACCCTCCCGTCAGGAGCTTGTCACGCCGACAGGCGCGGCCTTGCTGCATGCACTGGCAGACGAGTTTGCCAATGGTCCCCGTGGCGTGCCGTCGGCCCTGGGTACGGGCTATGGCTCACGACCGGCGGCGTGCGGCCTGCGCGCATGGCTTGTGCGCCCGGAAGCGGACTTGACCGGGGCAGACCACAGTATGGGCGGGCAGGAGGTGGTCAGCCAGCTTGAAACTCACCTGGACCATCTGACCGGTGAGGAACTGGGGCTGGCCCTCAGTGCGCTGGCCGAAATGCCTGAAGTGCTTGATGTGCTGTGGCTGCCGGGCGTGGGCAAGAAAAACCGGCCCTCCGGACTGCTGCGCGTGCTCTGCCTGCCCGTGCATGAGGATATGGCGAGCCGTGCTGTTTTGCGCCACACCCATACCCTTGGTCTGCGCCGCCAGCGTGTGGAGCGCCTTGTTTTGCCCCGGCGGGGCGTAAGCACGCGCCTTGCCGGACAGGATATGCCCGCCAAGCTCTACGAGATCGAGGGGCGCAGCTATGTGCGCCCCGAGGCCGGGGCCGTGGCGCGGGCCGCGCGTGCAGAAGGCCTGGGAGCACCCGCCCTGCGCCTGAAGCCCGAAGCCGGAGAAGGCGGCCCTGTTGAATAG